Proteins encoded within one genomic window of Anastrepha ludens isolate Willacy chromosome 4, idAnaLude1.1, whole genome shotgun sequence:
- the LOC128862206 gene encoding peritrophin-44-like, with translation MGQFCYFAKMNRFYAIGFVTFATIIVTTSASSVNICEGVADNIFVTDISNCSNYFLCVKGQPISQQCRDNLSFNAATQSCVASKSACLSCDKNVLTTIALSKTCNKYVLCFAGTPLLQQCADTLHFNPNLGACDLAKNVDCVANYCSIYQSADNIVYVRSQAACAKYFICMNGEPQNKICVNGLYFNTDCNCCDLPAKANCTISSTKSRTIQTAAMLAPRMVDIKCPADGIHFIAHRNANQYFMCVNGKGALMSCAASLYFDKERGVCRRQEDILRKH, from the exons ATGGGACAATTCTGTTATTTCGCAAAGA TGAACCGTTTCTACGCCATCGGCTTCGTGACTTTCGCCACCATCATCGTCACCACCAGTGCATCGTCAGTTAATATTTGTGAAGGTGTGGCCGATAACATCTTTGTCACGGACATTTCGAACTGCTCCAATTATTTTCTCTGCGTCAAGGGCCAACCGATCTCACAGCAATGTCGGGACAATTTGTCCTTCAATGCAGCTACACAATCGTGTGTGGCATCTAAATCTGCCTGCTTGTCGTGTGACAAAAATGTATTGACGACGATAGCATTGAGCAAGACTTGCAACAAATATGTGCTCTGTTTCGCCGGTACTCCGCTATTACAACAATGCGCCGATACTCTGCATTTCAATCCTAACTTGGGCGCCTGCGATTTGGCCAAGAATGTCGATTGTGTTGCGAACTACTGCTCCATTTACCAAAGTGCAGATAATATTGTCTACGTACGCAGCCAGGCGGCGTGCGCAAA ATATTTCATTTGTATGAATGGCgagccacaaaataaaatctgcgTCAATGGCTTGTACTTCAACACCGATTGCAATTGCTGCGATTTACCTGCCAAGGCCAATTGCACC atATCGAGCACCAAATCACGCACGATTCAAACGGCTGCTATGCTCGCTCCTCGCATGGTTGACATTAAATGTCCTGCTGATGGCATTCACTTTATCGCTCATCGTAACGCCAATCAGTACTTCATGTGCGTAAATGGTAAGGGTGCTCTCATGAGTTGCGCAGCTAGTCTGTACTTTGACAAAGAACGTGGCGTTTGCCGCCGTCAAGAAGACATCCTCCGGAAGCATTAG